One Triticum dicoccoides isolate Atlit2015 ecotype Zavitan chromosome 3B, WEW_v2.0, whole genome shotgun sequence genomic window, CCTGGCGGCAAGGTCGCCTTTTCTTTCTTCAAGCGGAAGAAAGAAAAGCGATCTACGATGTAGTGCAATATGTACATCATACAGTATATATTATAGTTTTTTGATTGAGAAGAACTGAAAAGGTCAGCCTGCTCCACGCGTCCAAAGAACTTTTCTTTCTTCCTCTTTGAGGTAAATAAATGCCCAAAGAAACTAGGGGCACCGCTGTTCACGTCCACACTTCAACGTGTCGGTCATCTCTTGTTATGTTGACAAAAAAAAGAAGCAAATGATCCGGTCACACTTGGAGGTGCCTGCCCTGCGAACGAGTTTCACTGATTTCGTTCCCATTCACCAGTACAAACAAACTATGGTAACATGTATGTAGGGTTTATGCGTACTCGACATTACTAATTAGTGATGTTCAGAGCCCTCCGTCGTGATGACATATATCCTTTACGATCTACTGTAGAGAGTGGCTTTTTAGCTCCGGGTGCACCTGCACCCTTTATGAATAGCAAATTAAAGAAGAATAGAAAACAAAATCAAAAGAAATCTGAAACTCTGCAACATCAAATATTGTTCAAAATTTGTAGGTCGTTACAGGTTTTCATGCCAAAAAACCATTCAAGGGGCACTACAGAAGAAAAAGATTCCAATGCTTGAAGTTTTGAGCATTTTTAGCACTTAAACCTGTAACTTGTCTTATTTGAGGAGCTCTACATGATAGGAGCATTTTGTTATGAAAACTTGCAAGAATACCGCTTCAGTTCAGCTTGCTACGTGCCTACTTTCTTTATGCTCGCCGAACATAGTACGCTGAACTAAAGGAAGGATAAGTACTTGCGCCTACTTTCTTTATGCTCACCGAACAGAACAATCTATTTTCTGACAAACCATCATGGTTTGAAGATGCAAGTGCACACATGTTCTGTATTGCATTGGATTACGGTTTAATAAGATCCAGGATTCAACCATATGCATTGGATCGATGTTCTGGAAAACAAGTTGGAACTGCTACCCTAGAAGCACTTGCAAAACGTGATGCTAATCGGATGCTGACTAGGAGTAGTACAGTAGTACTTGTGGGAGCATAAACAACTTTGGTGCAGCACTATTTTCTATCCTTACGCGTGACGCACACACTGGACTGCCATTAACAAAGTAGTTCAAGCATCCATAAAAAAAAGTAGTTCAAGCATCTATAAATAGATGAAACCAACCACTGCACCCACCATCCCAATCATCGCAACAGCAGCCGAGAAGAGCAGAGCAATCTTCTTCTTTGATCTCTCCACAATGGCAAAGATCcagccctttccttcctctccctgCTCTACTTCTTCCCCCGGAGTTCAACAGGGCAGGCACGCGTACACGGTGTGGATGAAGTCGCTGGTGTTCAACGGCAACGGCTGCGCGGTGTACGGCCCCGACGGCGCCGTCGCCTTCCGCGTCGACAACTACGGCAGCAGGGGCGGCCGCGAGGTCCTCTTCATGGACCGCGCCGGCAACGCCCTCATCAGGATCAGGGGCAAGGGCGTCGGCATGTTCAGGAGGTGGGAGGTCTCCCGCTGCGCCAAAGACGGCGGCCAGGACGAGGAGGCGACACAGTGGTTCAGCGTGCGCCGGGCCGAAAAGGGCGAGGCCGCGGTGGCGATGCACGGCGGCGCGGGGACGTGCTACACGATAGAAGGATGCTGCGCGCGCAAGCCGGAGTACAAAATCCGGGACGTGGATAGCACGGTGGTGGCGGAGGTGGCACGGAAGCAGACGGCGGCGGGTGTGGTGCTGGGGGAGGACGTGCTGACGCTGACGGTGGGACCAAAGGTGGACCACCTGCTCGTGTTGGGCTTGGTCGTCGTACGTGGCCTCATGAACCGTTCCTTGTGATGGATGCATGCAACGGGCGATGGTTTCTCCTagcgaaaatgttgaattttgtacAGCTAGTTTAGAGTAGCCGAGAGTTTGTTTCACACGAACATTTAGAAAGCATTTTGGGAACATTTTTAGCCAAACTGAGGACATGTAAACTCTTTTTGGTGGATGGTTTTTCACCCTTCATTAAGTGTTGTTCGAAGAAATTCTTGTAGACTTATACATGTGGTAACATAATTACAAATGTTTTCTGTTTGGATGGAACACAACAACAATTTGGCAAAGTCAGAGCCAGATTCTTTTGGGGACGGGATGCCATGAAAAGGAAATACCATATGGTTGTACGGATGGACCTTTGCACCCTAAGGCTCTGGGAGGACTTGGGCTGTTCACTTGCAAGAAGATGAATATATTACTTCTCATGAAATGGTGTTGGAAGCTTTCTCATAATCCCACGGGGTTGTGGGTGACGATCTTAAAAGCCAAATATTTTCCTAATTCTTTCTTGGATAACCCTAGAGGATCTCGTGCTTGGAGCGGGAGCCGAAGAGTCAAGAAGATTTTTAGTTTAGATACTAAATTTGCGGTGGGCAACAGATGGGACACTTTTTTCTAGTTCACCAAATGGCTTGGTACAACACACCTTCATGAGAAATACCCTCACCTCTTTGTCCTAGCCTCTGAGCCTACAATTAGTGTTACCAAGCTTTTGCAAGACAACTGAGTCAACATCAACTTTAAGTTCAACCACAATTTACCGAGTGTTGGGAAATAGGGAATCGCCCCGTGGGGAGTTGGTTTGAGTTACCCTCAATGACAACACTGATACAGCCTCATGGGAGTTGGAAGCGTAAGGTCACTACACTGTTAAATCTTTGTATAATTGTTTGGTTCGATCTGCCATGCTAAGTGCCTTTGGTCTACAATGGTGCCACTAAAAGTGTGTGTCTTCTTGTGCAAAATGGTGCGGCATTGTCCCGGCCTTGGCCATCAACCCACTGAAACATCATGGCCTGGGTGGTGGCACTTGTGTGTTACGCTTGGAACCTGAGAACACCAATCACATTATTTTCAACTATGCACCGACCGGATCATTTGGAGATGTATTTGTGAATTCTCTGGTTGCACTTGGGACCCAACCTCTTCGAATGAGGTGATTGGTATTCTTATGAATCTTAGAGGTCATCTTGGACGCGTAGCTTGAAGGGCATTTTATGCTAGCCATGAAGTTGTCTAATTGCCGCAACAGATTTTCTATTGAGGGGGCATCCCAAATCATCCACCTGACTATATTAAAATCTCTATTTTCTTTAGTTGTGGGAGTCCctagggaagatgaaggccatgggAATGTGCACTGAATCAACAGACAAAGTCAGATCCCATGATCATCACTAGCAACATTTATCTAGAACCCATTCCTATGTTTGGTGCTCATTGTCGAGGCCTTGTTTTAGTATTTGGTACTTATGTATCTTTGTAGTTTTGGTTTGTTCTATAAGACTATGTTATGTTGGTCTATCCACTTCTAGAGCGTTATTGATTTAAAGCAAGAAGCGTCAGACACCTTTCATCTAAAGCAACTACAAATGTTCTTTTAACGAGTACATTTTCCTGAACTTTATCATTAGCAAGATCAATGATTTTGTTCATGCTTTAATTTGAATTGGAGAATAGGATCGCGCAATTCCTAAATCACCTCCCAGAACAACTTACATATAAGAAGGCACAAACATCATATATCCATTCTAATGTTTGTTACCAACTTATATGACAGCTTCAACCCGGTCAAATACATTCTTATTTGACCAATTGACTCAAGAAAAAGTGTGTGTGGTAAACCATACTTTCCTTGGAATTTCCAAGGGTGGCTGCTAGAAGGACCTCTTTTTTTAAATCTGCTATCTTGTTTCgtatttttttttaatttctgtaagGGTTTGTGCTGATTGATATACAACTTCTGGCCTTTTAACAAGAGAAAAAGCCGCACACACGTGGGGAGAATCCACATTTTGCGTTCTGAAAGGGGCACAAGTCACATTTATATTATTTCTAATATTTTTTACCCACTTATATGTCAGTTTCCATTCAACCCGGTCAAATATATTCTTATCTGACCAGTTAACTCATGAGCCAACATGACCTCATGTGATTAAGCATACTTTCCCTCGAATTTCCACCGGTGGCTGCTATCTAAGGAATATCTCTATTTTAAATTTGCTAACTTGTTTCAAACTTTCATCAGCGATGAAGTTCCAAGGTTGATCATGCTTCACCAGAAACGGTTAGAATACAATTTATTTGCATGACATTCGTATCCTACCTGCAAGCACTTATTTTAGAAACATGGTACATCAGCGGACACTAACATACACACACTACACTTATACTTATGAATGAACACATACTACACTTATACTTATGAATGAATCCACGTACACCTATGAGCCTCGAAGAGATTGAGCCGGCGGGTCATAAGATTGATATAGTCACCACAGGCGGATGGTTAATGAAAATATCACCTAATACGGAATGCATATTTTCCTTCATGACACACGTAGTTTGATACCTCGTGCGTTGAGGGTACAACCACCTCCCTACCCATTCAACCATACGTCAAGCACGGAGTCTTGATGATAAACATGTGCTCTATGGTTGTCACTACCGTTGTAGACTCGTATTAATCTGGTCCATTCGTTGAGGTGTCACTTTCATTTCTATTATTATCACATCTTGTAGAAAAAGTGCAACTGATACGGTCAGCAAGCTTCACTTCCGAAGATTCCATTTGTCCCGTATAAAGTAATCCAGTACAGTAGTAGTTCCGTATGCATGCATCTTGTGATCTCTATCAAAATGATTAATTGTCATCACTAAATGATTTCAGAAGTCTCCCATTGACGAGGATACAGACCtaaggtagggtcataggcctgacctatacgccctagccAAGGACACTACCCTGGAagagaagaagtccaagaggcaacaagGGACGCCCAgccaaagatgtcgagtgcaattcaCTCGACAGTCATATCACTCGGGCGACCCCTATCTATTGCCACTCGACCACTCAAGGAGTCACTCGACCTACCAAAGaacaggagtcactcagcattgcaacggttaggcgttcactccgtagtctttaaggtcataaaTACCACTTAAGtctggtgttaccagtaacgcccctactttatgtacattaagctccttgtaatggaggatggctggggtcctggcgcactctatataagccaccccctcctctgggacaagggttcgcaccccctgtaacatcacacacatataatccagtcgaccgcctccggacaccgagacgtagggctattacttcctccgagaagggcctgaactcgtaaatcccgtgtatacaccttcaccatagctgagatcttgcctctccatacctacccccctttctactgtcagtcttagaaccacgacacccgtcCCAACAATTTTGTTTATGCTAAATTATAATCCGCATAAGGCTCCCGATTTCGTGGTACGCATGCCCTTGCTTTGTTTAACACTGTATCTCCGGCCATCTTGTGTTCCTTGCTCTTCTGATTTGGGAGATAGGCTAATCATTTGACCCATTAAAATATCTCACTTTCTCTCATATTAGTTGTGCTGAAATAGATATATCTGAGTTCTCACTTCCGCATTATCCATGTAGTGCATCAGTATCCATTTAAATTAGGTCATCACCGCAAACTGCCACTACATTGCAGGAAACAAGCTCATGCGTGAACTAATCTAGGTACTAGATGATGGAAACGTATGAATGGAGCTTAATATTTTGGTACTTTGTCAATAGCCATGTGTGGATAACTATCTGTTTAGAAAAGAAAAAATCATGGCGTGGCCTTTGTGGAGTGACATCAGAGAAAACGACAGTGTAAACAATTATGGGGATTAGATCGACCTTTCGCCAAACCTAGATAGCCTTTTTTAGCTAGCAGCTTAATCAGGTGCAATGCAACAAAGAGTACTTATATAGTTGGGTCGTTGTGCATACACATACCTGCTTTATAAATATATTATATGCTCACCAAATAGAACAAATAATCAGTAAGATGTTCCCATCATTGACGTTGTGATTGGTCCAATAACTCGCACATGCTACATCTTGTGACTTGCATATTGGATCCAAGTTTGCAAATTAGGAGTAACTCTAGCATAATCGTCATATTGGCGGCCTCCAGAACATGTATGGAGGACTTTTCATCGTAAGTTTGGATGCTGCCAAGTCAAGGTGCAAACTCAGAATCAGCTAAAATAGAGCCTCCAAAATTTCCATGTGGGTGGGACCCATTTGTCATAGACTATAACTATTTCTTCCCCCATTCTCCACCCACGCACGTAGAGCAAGCAGAAATTTAACATATAGCCGATTTCATTCATAGGTAGGGGCGGAAAATTATTCACATCGTGAACTAGATTCATAAAGCTACTAGTATTGAACTAATAAACCTACAACTAAACTAGCGAGGATGGCAGCGACGACAATGAGACTTCCAGACCTGGGACGTGCCGACGCGGAATGTGGCATTGAACACCTCAATATCGTGGAAACGAGCGAGGATGGCCTCACCCCATGCCGACGATGTGCGCAGGAAGACATTTTGGgttgcaatagagaataaatgggccAGTTTCGCCTCATTGCACGCCAACCATTAGCCATGGTCGGCGTAGGTGCCAGGGCGGGCGCACGGTCCCAAATCCTTCGGTCCCTCTCGGCATCCATCCTCCAACTAACGCCCAAGGCATTATCAACAGCGTCCCGGTAGACATCTAGGCCAtacacctccccctcctccttgaTGAGTGGAAAGGGAAGCTTGCTTAATGCTGGCTTTATCTCGCTTATGATGCACCATTGAGGGGATGGGAGTAGTGGAGGGGGAGGCGCCAGTGAATGGAATGGAGAAGTGTATAGGAGAGGGGCCGGCCTTTTGTAGCCCCGAGCGGTGGGTGGCCAGAACAGACACCATTAATGAGCAGCTGGGCAGCCGGCATGCAACGGGTGGGGATTATGGGGTGTGTTTCCCAGTGAGAAACATAGTTGTGGCGTCGGTACAGTTTCGAAAGAGAGGCCAAGAACGAGGACGAACATGCTGAAACTTGCAGAAGCGATTGGGTTTGCAGCTCGCTTTGTATCAGTGCATCTAAATATGAAGGTTGTGACCCactatttggatgggccaataaaatTATGCTATGGACGCTAAGGCCAATAAGACGATTCTGCAAGATCCAGTTTTTGGGCTGCAAACACCATATGAGGCTTAGTTGCCGTAGTGTGTGAGGCTTAGTCTCTTCTTGTACCTTTCGccgtgtattttcttttctttgcctGAGGCCGTGTgcttgtaatcctggccggttgatggcttcgtTAATTCTTTCCGCAAAAAAGTTTTGTTAACTCAAAGCCGGGCTAGGCTCGAGCCCAATCTCGGGCTCGGCtgatgccttttctctaaaaaaaaccaTACGAGTTGTTATTACGGCGATCCGAGCGATATGAAGCATCTGTTAGAGTTTGTTCTCATTGTGCTGCTTTAGATTAATTTGCTCTTCTGGCTACGTTTGCAAAGTAAAGTGTGCTGCTTCCATTTTCTCccctctgatgcacttgcaaatttcATTAACCACTATGCCCTAGATTGCCATGTCATACTATAAACCAAGTCCAAACAAACGACATGTCATGCTAAATGCCAAGTCCACATACATGAACCATGTAAACGTGGCGCTAACTGAATGCTGACTGGTACGGTGCAAAACAACTCGGGTGCAGAACTATTCTATACTAACGCGTGATGTGTACAGCGCCGATAGACTAATTCAAACGGGCCACGTGATAACGAACAAGGTGCATGTATAAATAGGTGGAACCAGCCATTGACGCTAAACCATCCCAATCATCTCATCTACTTCATCGCAGCAACAGCAGAGCAAAGCAATCTTTCTCGACAATGGCCAAAATCCAGCCCATTTCTTCTTCTCCCTGCTCCACCTCTTTCTCCGGTGAACAGGAGGGCAGGCAGGCGTACACGGTGTGGATGAAGTCGCTGCTGTTCAACGGCAATGGTTGCGCGGTGTACGGCCCCGACGGCGTCGTCGCCTTCCGCGTCGACAACTACGGCTGCAGGGGCGGCCGCGAGGCCCTCCTCATGGACCGTGAGGGGAACGCACTCATCAGGATCAGACGCAAGGGCTTCGGGACGTTCACGAGGTGGGAGGTCTGCCGGTGCGCGCaggacggcggcgaggaggaggcgacgCCATGGTTCACCGTGCGGCGGGCTGAGAAGGGCGGGGCGGCCGTCGCGATGAACGGCGGCGCGGGGACGTGTTACAGGGTCGACGGAAGCTGCGCGCGCAAGCCGGCGTACAGAGTTCGCGGCGTGGATGGCTCCGTTGTGGCGGAGGTGGTACGGAAGCAGACGGCGGCGGGGGTGGAGCTGGGGGAGGACGTGCTGACGCTGACGGTGGCGCCCGAGGCGGATCACCTGCTCGTCTTGGGTTTGGTCGTCGTGCGTGGTCTCATCAACCGCTCCTTGTGATGGATGAAACGGCAATCCTCTTCTTCTCGTTCAATTCTCTCCAGGTGATCGATGCTTGGAACCGGTGGTGACTCTGACTCTCCTAGAGATTTTGGCGAACATACTGAAGTTTCTACTAGTTAGTTTGAGAGCTTTTTGCACGTGAAACATCTAGAAACTCTTCAAAGCATGAAACACAGTGGTTCAGCACTTTATCATTTCAAAGGCCAACGTTAAAATTCAAAAAATAACGACCTCGATAACTTCCGACCGTTCGGTCCGGGGACATCCCAGACCGAACGTGTCGTTCAGTACGATACCTCGCCCCCCACAAACAATTTCGTTTGGGGGAGAAGTCCTCCAGTGCGAACGCCTCCCTAGCCACTAACAGCCCAGAATTGAAAATAAAAAGCCCAGTAGCAAAAAAATGAAGAAAGGTTCCAGATTTTTTTCCTGTGATAAAAAAATCCCACTTTTTTACTTTGTTAATTAAAAATATGCATTAACTTTCAAACGCATAAATTTTCCATgggcaaaaatatttttttaacaATAACccaaaaatgaaataaataaataacaatttCTATCACACCAATAAAAATAATTTACCATGGCAGATTCATAACAAAAAAATCCATGGTATTTTTAACTAAATTTACATATATTGCCTTAATGATTTAGATACATTTGCCATGTTAATAAAGGTAATTTAACATGAGAAATAAATAATAAATCTTGCCATGTCAATAAAAGTTAAATATTGCCATGGGGATTTATGTAAAATTTCTATGTAAATAAagttaaatttgccatggcaaccaAATGGTAAAACTTGTCATGGAAATAAAATTTAAATATTGCCATGGGGATTTAGGTAAATTTGCCATATTAATAAAGGTTAATTTTCCATTGCAAATAAATAGTAAAGCTTCCCATGGTAATAAAATTTAAATGTTGAATTTCCCA contains:
- the LOC119282077 gene encoding protein LURP-one-related 11-like yields the protein MAKIQPFPSSPCSTSSPGVQQGRHAYTVWMKSLVFNGNGCAVYGPDGAVAFRVDNYGSRGGREVLFMDRAGNALIRIRGKGVGMFRRWEVSRCAKDGGQDEEATQWFSVRRAEKGEAAVAMHGGAGTCYTIEGCCARKPEYKIRDVDSTVVAEVARKQTAAGVVLGEDVLTLTVGPKVDHLLVLGLVVVRGLMNRSL
- the LOC119282078 gene encoding protein LURP-one-related 11-like encodes the protein MAKIQPISSSPCSTSFSGEQEGRQAYTVWMKSLLFNGNGCAVYGPDGVVAFRVDNYGCRGGREALLMDREGNALIRIRRKGFGTFTRWEVCRCAQDGGEEEATPWFTVRRAEKGGAAVAMNGGAGTCYRVDGSCARKPAYRVRGVDGSVVAEVVRKQTAAGVELGEDVLTLTVAPEADHLLVLGLVVVRGLINRSL